Below is a window of Plasmodium gaboni strain SY75 chromosome 11, whole genome shotgun sequence DNA.
AATATCATTTCTAATATTTATGCTATGATATTTAGAGAtcttaataatatatatatgtgttttgttaatatgtaaaagaaaaaggtatttcaaaatatttttttttacatatatattatttataacattCGGTTTGTtatgaaataattttttctatgtatataaatcgttcaaaaaaagaaagaatatatgtgtgttctataatatttaatataaatatattttttttttaatttcttttaatttataatttttaattcgtttttttttttttttttgaaatataggaaataataatataattttataaattaggtgtaaattatattattttgtaaaataatatttttaaaatttttttaatttttaatttttaattttttttttttttttttttttttgacgtataggaaataataatataattttataaattatgtgtaaattatattattttgtaaaataatatttttaaaataatattaaaaataaattaatgTTGGtcttattataaaataaattatgtTTAATATTTACCTAAATATATAGTTCTTTATATTGCTGAATTGTGAAAattacatttataaataaaatatttataatataacaataaatGTAAACTTCTAATAAATTGTAATTAATTCTCAAcatagaaataaataattaatatattctttttattttttgtaaaaacaaaacaaatTATGTTCTTCTGATATAATTATTTCACAatttatagatatatatatgagtgatttttttaatttatttcattaCATATCTACTATACAATTGAGTATTTAAAAATCAGAAAATCATGAACTAAAgtgaaaatataatacatttataatttctaaaatataattcttgagttattatttaattatattatatatttattatatattcaaaaaacatttataacatatatttttatttattatcaaataaatatttagaACGTGTTctattattaatacattCTAAAATGTAATTCTTGagttattatttaattatattatatatttattaaataatcaaaaaacatttataacatatatttttatttattatcaaataGATATTTAGAACGTGTTctattattaatacatttaattataataatataatttatgCATTTTATTTAGTTGGATTCATATGATCTATTTATCTTTAGTAACAATATTAAATTAGTGTgttaatttattttgatttaaaatattatccATAATTTGTAAAATTAGATAATTAagagaaatatatattatctaatggatattaagaaattatcccatttataatatatttaattatattaatatatcatatgtattttatGGACTTTcatagaaataatatattaatgtattattacaatattaaaattgtgtgttaatttatattgatttaaaatattatccATAATTTGTAAAATTAGATAATTAagagaaatatatatatatatataaatatatataattaatatttttttctttttgattatactgcacatatatatattataattattatttgattattaatattatatatatatatatatatatatatatatatatatatattaaaaaataagaattaattttttttttttttttttttttttaatttaattaaaattttatataatttttttatgttaatataattaaaacTACTATagaatttataaaaatatatatattcatcattatattcttaacttttttgtaatatataaatatatttttagtTATAGGTTTACattgatataaaatatagaaataataaatatgtgtTGCAAATTATActataaaataatttattatatatatatatatatatatatatatatgctCGTGGAACACACTTAATATACTAAAAGTATATTGTACgtattattaatataaaacattttacATACAcaattttaatttattttaaaaatatataacatttccttttaaatatataatatattaattaaaaaaatatttttaagatGAAATGTCATTGCGCCTAATATTATTGTGAACAGAAGTATATTAAAATTGCAAGGAAATTTGGTTCCATTaggaaaatatttttatatttgttgTCAATTACTGgaattttattattactagTAGTATTAAATGTAAGTTATTAAATGTGAatcttttataatatcaacatatatatatcattttttattaattattttttctttagAATTTCATAATATGTGAGAAAAGTGAAACAATCGATGGAGGAGTTTATTTGAGAAAAGTGAAACAATCGATGGAGGAGTTTATTAGAAACGTGAAACAATCGATGGAGGagtttattatatatatagaagaAATTTATCTGAGTTAGAAAGTGAAAAGAATAAAGGATTAAGAAGTAGCAGTAAAAAGaatatgttaaaaaataacaaagacgaaaaaaaaaataatatttctcTTAGTTCAcaatgtaataatataaattataatgatatatcaaaaaaacTAACGCTTGAAGATTTACATAATGTATTagataatttaaaagaacGTCCATCTGATGAAGATCTTCATAACATATggaaattatataatttaaaagaacGTCCATCTGATGAAGATCTTCATAACATATGGAATCATGCTTTGGGTATATCTAAAGAAGGATTTCATGATATGATAAAAGAATTAGCGATTTATATAGAAGATTATTTACTTACATATGAATATCAACGCTATCATCATTTTCCAGGTAGGAAACCTATAAGTGTAGAAACTAAATACCGTACATGGATAAAATCCATGTATGATATTGGAGTTGCACTATCATATACAGATTTTGAAAATACATTTAAGTTTTTTAGTTTAATTAAAGATGGATAAACAATTGATGGAAtcaaaaattttatatattcatttataaattattatagtacattaaaaattgatttatttaaagAACAAATGAACATATTTACAGAAATGATGAAAAATCCCAAAAGATTAACTATTtagaataaaaatttatatgaatgactattatgtttttctttttttcttcttttttttttttttaatacgTATAAACaacaaatgaaaaaagaaaaacagaaataaaattaatctaaaaacatgtatataaacatttctatgaaatgatttatatatatactatatattAACTATGATTGTATTGTAGTACgagtatatatataatattccttttattttgctctattatatataattattcttattattagaaatataaatcattttataaatataaatctcatataaattaataaaataaaaattaaacaaaaaaaaaattaagaaataaaaaaaagaaagaaatcacaacaaaaataatttagataataaaaattctaatataatataaataaaaaaaaaacaataaaaaataataaatataattaacaaaagtaaaaaataaaaaaatttaaaatacaattatataataatatactaTAAATaagatttaaaaaaaaaaaaaaaaatttttttttctccaTAATTCTTATTGTTAAATATGTGTATTAAATATGTGTACCTAATTTATGATCAACTGAGgaatatattcaaaattGAAACCACAATAACacattttttctatttattatatactccaaattattatagaaataaaaattatatgtatgttttgattatatataggatttatataatctttaaaaaatttttttatagaaCTTAAAAATTGgttttaataaattaattctacatatctataaatattaatatatatatatatacatatatatattctaaaAATCAACTTTGTCTTCTCCAAATTCAtcatttttctttcttGCAAGCATTTGCATTAAAATACCCAATATCTTCATTCTTTTTGCTCTTTTTAAACgaatttttatatcatcattttcatcaCAAAACCTTCTCTGCTACAACTCTAACTATTGATTCAATGATATCCAAAATGTATACAGTCATAGTTTTTACAAATGTATGTATTATTCTATgaaacattttatttattgaGTATCCATTTGGATAATAACATACCGaattatcatcataattacaaacattattcatttcattattattatgcATATTACAAGTTACTTTGttaaaacatatttataatacCTTTTGTATCTTTTcttatatttcttttttttttggcTGATGGTGCGCCCCGGACCATACATGttatattctttaatatatatataccatTTAGATAGATTCTGATATACCTATCCCACAAATTCTATAACATAGCATGAACATTTCGATTCAAGTAAACACCCTTAATTTCATTTTCcattatctatatatttcaGGTCTCCTCATCACcatctatatatttttgtaatctatcttttaaaaataaaactaGCTTATTTATCCTTTCTTCTTCTTTCTcatccattttttttattaaatctccatatttttcaaatgAGGATTTCCCTACTAACgtttcaaatatatttcctCTAGTAAATTGATCAGTTACAAAATTGATTATAGTTgttatatcatattttcCTATATATCCAAACAATTGATCTAAGGTATAATTAAGcataaataaaatggaTGGATCcattataaacatattttttgttaCATCTAATCCTTCCTTATTGtatttttctcttttttcCTTATCACTTAATATTTGATATGCTTCGCTAATTTTCTCGAATttcctttttctttttaaattatctGTATTCTTATCTAGAAAATATTCTAAAGctaaattataataattattttttatttcatttagTGATGCATTTTCATTaacatttaatatatcatagTAAGTTCTATCAAcagaattatataaattaaagGTTAAGGAGGAAAAGTTATcatcaatattatatacttcatcttttatattactaATCCTActtgaaaatattttatctaTTTCATTCTGTGTTTCTGCTTCtttataatcattattactatttgttttatcactttcaaataaaatataattctcaagttcttttatattaatatcattttcCTTTACAAGTGCATCTGAAGAATCATCATCAATAAAATCGGCAGttttaatacattttagataattttctataattgtcttagaaaaaaataaatatatacaaataaatatatacatataaatatatacaaataaatatgtaatcatttaatatatatatatatatatatatatatatatatatttatttaaataattaccaataaaaaaatataaaaaatcCCTAATGTAGTTAAtattgtaattttttttttattctttccaatattatcaaataaattCATAACTTCAAATATGTAATTCACATTATTTTTAGTCAATCTTTTTTTAGACatgtttatattaaataaattaaaatataaaaaaattattaaaaaattattaaaaaattattaaaaaattattaaaaaattattaaaaaattaattatttataacttataaaatactatttttactttatcattattgagatattatattcttaatATACAAGAGTTTAactaataaatattaaaaaacGATTCTCATATGTTGTATAATTAAATCATATCAAaagattaaaaaaaaataataatatataaatatatttatgtttataaatattttttataatgaatataaaaatatttaataatcttttaaaaatatattataattatataaatactaatatatataaatttttatatttaatacatccattttattttattataatatattttttttctaaatttaaaaaaaatatataatttaattaaattttattttattttaaaataatatttattcttattatatttatcgttctatgtttttaatatattaataagaattatacaaatttagaaaaattatatttaatataaaaataaagatatatatatatatatatatagtatatatataaccatttaaacaaaaaaaaaaaaaaaaaaaaaaaaaaaaaaaaattaaaagcttattatataagaaattataaataatttggtattttaaaatatatacatttacataatatataataaccatccttttataatatattttgaaaattatatatatattatattataaattttatatataattccTTTTAGAGTTGAACAATTCACTATAGTTTATAgacttttttttaatccggctatttttatatactattatatttttatataatattaagtatctacataatatttattatttttttttttttttagtaaatttttaataaatatatctttaaatttatcataaatatattaccAACGTTctataatacaaataaatattttaaaaaacaattttcattataatatattaaattttacacaaaataacaattatatatatatatatatatatatatatatatgtgtggatatgataaaattatataaagaaacacatggttttttttttttttttttttttttttttttttNNNNNNNNNNNNNNNNNNNNNNNNNNNNNNNNNNNNNNNNNNNNNNNNNNNNNNNNNNNNNNNNNNNNNNNNNNNNNNNNNNNNNNNNNNNNNNNNNNNNAGATgctttatttttattaattatataattatatattcctaTAAATACttccttattttttatgtcTTGTTATTTGCAACAATAcaattattaataaatgattaaaataatatttattatcttataatatattaaatgaaatgattatatatatatatatatatgttcttTTATCGTATGTATTTCATTACTGAAAAAATAAGTTCattcttcttttttccATAAATtcaagaaaaaaacaaaaaaaaaaaaaaaaaaaaaacctTAAAACCAATTCATAAATGggaaaatattttaaaagtaATATGACTTACATTATGTTCTACTACAGctattataatcatttaaTAGAAACCAAAATGTCTTAATTCTGACAGGTGTCCCTTGTTATATTACCTTCGGAGCTAAAACAGAAAGGgtttattataaattaatatatacatatacatatatatatatatatatatatatatatatatatcatcaaataagaatttcttttaattcataaaatgaaaaaacatataagcttttaaaaaaaattattacatatGCTATTATATTAGATTATATTAGTTAAATTTTTATGGTttgaaaatttttattttcaatttataaaataaaaaaaaaaaagaattaaaaaaacaaaaaaaaataaacaaaattaaaaagataaGAATAAACATAgaacaataaaatataaatataaataaatacatatatctatatatatgtatgtttGTGCAGTTGAGCTcaatttttatgtatacaaataatgaataaaagaatttaatatatatatatatatatatatatatatatatttatttatatttatttattatattattgaaAAGTGCTTACATACTTCACgacatatattattttcaattGGCTCTCCTTTCGATTTAGTTAACTTGAAATATTCTTGTTCCttcttaaaaatataaacaaacATATTTCTCTGCGTTAATATATTTGCTATTAACATATCTGCATGTTGTAGTCGTTCATTTGATTTTTTAATAAGTGCATCGTCCTGATCTTctaatttaaatatacaatgctttaaaaatggaaaatatttataagtaattttataaaactTAGGAGTTAAATGCATTTCAATTTGAAAAGGACAATTGTTACTATCTATTTTAAAATCAAGTAATTCATCAAAAGGAATATAAAAATCACTAGCAGCTGCACataatatcattaaatgggaaggaaataaaaattcatctgatttattatttacaacattagatatattttcatttattttaccattcatatttacggaattacaaaaattaatattatttatattttcatatatatacatattattattattgacattatattttacatcttttatatcattaagAATATAATCATCGCTAATATTTTGCACATAAccattaatattatttatgaaaAGTTTTGCTCTTACaataatatcttttataCCTTCGTctgataatataatttgatcctttttattcatatcatataaaatatcaaatatatatttaaaaaaatatagtaAATCATAACATctattgttattattatatttttctaaacgtagatttttaaataaaatcaatttttgtaataattCATAAAAACCTCCTTCcttattatatttacaatttaatatattattataagatgaaaataaatgaactatatcttttaaaatgtttttaGCATATACATCATCTACcaatttattatcaaaatcctttttaatattaaaatatttctcatatctttttttcatattataatttaataattttccaatttctaataaataataaccATAATCAAATATAGTATCAAAAGCAACAGTAAAAAGATTCTCCTTATATTTCTcataattctttatattatttattaggtttaatttttcatcttccttcaaattaaaagtaataatattattatctataagatttaaattattaaaatttgCTACACcatttaaatgatattCAAATGGTAAATGAGAACCTCTTCtatgtaaaaaaattactttcttatttttttttaaaaaatattcacACATAAGTGCTCCTCTTCTTCCCGTGGAAAAGTTATcaatatttcttatatcAACCTTTTCAAGAGGAACTTTAGTACCTCCTGatgttataaatattatattatcatcatcatttgGAAGAAAATTCTCCtttaacatttttaatatttcatcTAAATTTTTAGGTCTCAATTTACTATTGAAAAATTTAGAATActtcaaaaaataatcatcATCTATTACATTacttatattatcattattttcattttgtatacatacatcatcttttttattatcttcatttttttctgGATCATATCGTAAAGCcattttaaaatattcctcattatttttgtataattTACCACTAGGCTCtaaatgtaataaattATGATTCTTTTGCTTATTATAATATCTATTTAGTAAATCagatgaatatatattattcacaacatttctattatatactttttctatattattaataatagtTTCCTTCTTATTTCTTCCAGAATTACCTATAgataatatgttatatgattcattattaatattagATAAGCCCTCTTTATAATTACGGATAATTAAAGTATCTTTattagataataataaagatttttcttttttacTTACAATAACATTGTCGATTCCTTTTATAGAGctatttgatatattttcatcaaaatcttctatattttcaaaaCATTCAATAcatttcatattttattataaccactttaaaattattataatttattaatttatttttatttatttaagTGAAGATTTTTGttgaattaaataaataaatataaatataaatatatatgtaattaatttataataagtatcattttttttcacaacacatatatataaatttttattcataaattatacataaacatatatatatatatatatatatatatgtattattgACTATGATATGAaacaaaattttaatatatatataaattatatattattaatcCATTTGTGCACACCAGCAAAAacacatattatattcatctCATAGActaataaataaatatattttaagaagtataaaaaataattagTCTATATAAATTCTGTAAATGAACTTATTAtttcctttatttttatcaaacgaataaataaagaaataaataaataaataaatatatatatatatatatatatataaattaacAATTCTTTTGTAACTAATGTCTATTCACATATGTTTAAGACttaaataattcaaaatgtttcatagattttttttttttctcacAAAAAAGGtatattttgaattatttGCAACACATACTACagatacaaataaaataaatatataaataaaataatatatatatttcttcttcataATACTATAACAAGTGTACACAAATAATTattgtataaaaaaaaagaattgtgtaaaaatatttatgcAACATAAACACATAACATTTTATAGgacacataaatatatatatatatattaatacacctttaaaaataataaaaaaatatttgcaaaaaagaaaaaaaaaaaaaaaaattatatctttttataattaaatttaaattttggataccttatatatacatatataacatatatatatatatatatatatatatatatatatatatatattttctttttttgaaataatACAATGGATATACTTATAGTagtataataaaaacacACTTAaggataataataaaactttataaaaatatactgATTACTCTTgtaacatatataaatatatctataaattcttttaaatcaacaatattttcttatatataaaatatttgttctatattatatatccatatataaatatatataagaataaaaatgaaataaatttaaaagaattaaatctgtaaaataattatcaaaaatataaaatatgacatataataaaatacaaacaaaccaaaaaaaaaaaaaaaaaaagaaaaaaattcatatattaataacaTAACATTTAACTAATGAATGTACTGTTTTTCATCTAATCTTActttaaaataaaagaacaagtaaatttttttttatgtttttctattttaaaaacaataataaatacaaaaaaaataaaaccTTGTTATTGACAGACTATTAAATgtcatatataataatataatcaaaaatatatattatatatatatatatataatatatattaaactATTTTAAAACtttactatatatatatatttatatataatatatataataatatatgcTATTCATTagattatataatttttttattttttccatatatatatatattttaaatatcaatatgatataatattatattgattatatataatatattataatatgtataaaattataagaatttataaagtggattgaaaaaatttaatatttattttggagggtattatatatatatatatatatatatatatattatatatgattgATTTGAAAATTTCCTTTCATTTTTAactcatttttttttttttttttttctatcttttttatagtactataatattatatataacttatagtatttttaaataaaataataatctttttaatttatataattatatcaaattatttaacattcatataaatatatatattaaaagacTCTTTTTACTTTATGAGTGTAATAAaatctttttaattttaaaaatatcaataaaactaaagaaatatttattcatattaaaaactgtaatatttaatttatatatatatatatttctcttttacattatatatgaaaacAATTTGTTCCtacatttaaatatttgtaggaaaaaaataacaaatagaattatttataaaaacacATTATATCACATCTTTTAAAAAGGAgttaaaataatattatattccactaaatttattactttatatttcatatgTGTGTTTTTTGTgttaaaagaaaaagtttatatatatatttatatatgtattttttttttttttttttttttttttttttgcgtacttttaaataaatgaaatatttttatgtatatggaaataaaaacgaacaaaataaattatatatatttttttcgtacaaaaaataaaatgacATGTGACATCAAATATATTCTGGACGTActatgtaatatatatatatatatatatatataatatttatgtgtatatattaatatttaagACATTTAGAGAATGTAAAATCTGTAATGTATTATGGATCTTCCAAattgttataataaaaagaaaaaaaaaaaaaaattaattcatattataatatattccttatatatatatatatatatatcatttttattaatagaGATTCCTATGAAATATACAATACATAACTAAATTATGTCATTCcacttattttttttttttttttacttcacattttcatattttccctttttttctaatttatattaatatattaaagtATATTTTAATCTATATAAGGAGCTTCTTTAAGACTTTCCTTATAAGAACTTACTGgattttctttatattcATCAAGAAATTTCATCCAAAagtaattatatttttcttcttgATATTTTGCTTTATACAAACGAACAAGGTACTTATTATACATTTCACGTTCTTTAATTTTCTTTGCAAAAGTTTTGGTTATAATTTGTTCAAGTAATGCTATAgtatttttctttaattttctCCATATTAATCTACATGCGATTATAAGAATTCTATATTCTTCGATATCCACATTACTATTTTTAATCCATTCATTAAAAATTCCCTTAACGTatgattttatataacTCTTATGAATCATAAACTTTTCATAAGTATTATTCAATTCATTAGATGAATGGTAAACAGATAcatcatatttattttttaaattcgTATAAAgtaaatttaaatgatgTATTAAAActgaaatttttttctcttcaTTTCTATTTATTTGATTCCATATATCCCTTAACGTACTtacatcattttttttagaatttaaagacaatatattttcatttagTTCGATATCCTTATCATTAGTATACAAACCATTTTCTTTTACATCATATAAATCTAATTCATATTCCTTCCATATAGAAACGTTCGTCAAATCACAACACAATATTTCATgtaatttaaatatattataaacattATCCTGGAAAGTActatttaataaatcaaataattcattattattttcatctttaCTCAGATCATCCATTTTCTTTTCTGAATTATCATATTCCATAATATCTTTTAAcatattttctatatttacACTATCACCATTATTTGGATAAACAAATAAAGATTCATTTAAAGAATCAACAccttcttcttcttcttcttcttcttcattttctttttcttttagCTCCTCATAAttcatttgttttttatttatttcttcagtcttaacttttttttcttcaacaacgtttgattttttattattatcaatattttttggtatgctttttatttcttctttttcaaTTTCTTTTATTCTTACCTTTTTGGATTTAATATTACTAATATTGggtgtttttttttctaatcCTATATTCTCATCCTTTTTGGTTTC
It encodes the following:
- a CDS encoding putative flavoprotein, which gives rise to MKCIECFENIEDFDENISNSSIKGIDNVIVSKKEKSLLLSNKDTLIIRNYKEGLSNINNESYNILSIGNSGRNKKETIINNIEKVYNRNVVNNIYSSDLLNRYYNKQKNHNLLHLEPSGKLYKNNEEYFKMALRYDPEKNEDNKKDDVCIQNENNDNISNVIDDDYFLKYSKFFNSKLRPKNLDEILKMLKENFLPNDDDNIIFITSGGTKVPLEKVDIRNIDNFSTGRRGALMCEYFLKKNKKVIFLHRRGSHLPFEYHLNGVANFNNLNLIDNNIITFNLKEDEKLNLINNIKNYEKYKENLFTVAFDTIFDYGYYLLEIGKLLNYNMKKRYEKYFNIKKDFDNKLVDDVYAKNILKDIVHLFSSYNNILNCKYNKEGGFYELLQKLILFKNLRLEKYNNNNRCYDLLYFFKYIFDILYDMNKKDQIILSDEGIKDIIVRAKLFINNINGYVQNISDDYILNDIKDVKYNVNNNNMYIYENINNINFCNSVNMNGKINENISNVVNNKSDEFLFPSHLMILCAAASDFYIPFDELLDFKIDSNNCPFQIEMHLTPKFYKITYKYFPFLKHCIFKLEDQDDALIKKSNERLQHADMLIANILTQRNMFVYIFKKEQEYFKLTKSKGEPIENNICREVCKHFSII
- a CDS encoding exported protein (PHISTa-like) gives rise to the protein MLKNNKDEKKNNISLSSQCNNINYNDISKKLTLEDLHNVLDNLKERPSDEDLHNIWKLYNLKERPSDEDLHNIWNHALGISKEGFHDMIKELAIYIEDYLLTYEYQRYHHFPGRKPISVETKYRTWIKSMYDIGVALSYTDFENTFKFFSLIKDG
- a CDS encoding exported protein (PHISTb): MTQISLNTIPVRSWLKYFWNPKMTILHNKKKAFYTSLFQRYIYVFTAFVVFMLSFQNVLCIEENSYARDISDKRFFRNLYEDESLKKDSTKANNTENQSESKVFHLNDIITQVLNDCGMNRSIVRSTNKVDVIFDKKGTKSDIYENIERQQDPSENVIYSVEIYRKQVSDSNSAGSKMKAQEQMNNHFVDKIKENEKEDITGKLGVRRGLKFYDNEQEVENEKKESKFINNLKNEKLEESTRVNIRRRPSEINRDISKRKDEKENVSARVSNIEKQKLDIEETKKDENIGLEKKTPNISNIKSKKVRIKEIEKEEIKSIPKNIDNNKKSNVVEEKKVKTEEINKKQMNYEELKEKENEEEEEEEEGVDSLNESLFVYPNNGDSVNIENMLKDIMEYDNSEKKMDDLSKDENNNELFDLLNSTFQDNVYNIFKLHEILCCDLTNVSIWKEYELDLYDVKENGLYTNDKDIELNENILSLNSKKNDVSTLRDIWNQINRNEEKKISVLIHHLNLLYTNLKNKYDVSVYHSSNELNNTYEKFMIHKSYIKSYVKGIFNEWIKNSNVDIEEYRILIIACRLIWRKLKKNTIALLEQIITKTFAKKIKEREMYNKYLVRLYKAKYQEEKYNYFWMKFLDEYKENPVSSYKESLKEAPYID